A section of the Roseivirga sp. BDSF3-8 genome encodes:
- a CDS encoding sulfotransferase, translating into MVSRKYFKKRVKELYLQKVVHPLTTKAPLSGKAEANNQFPPFFIIGSGRSGTTLLRKVLSNHASIIIPPETDSLIIDSVKYYLDQRKLPWIVRAREIISMWQKASSFSYWNIELEPLLGKFEKADTSSHSLSYILHAIYLQYAAQFKPGAFRWGDKTPYLTFGMEWVKMVFPQARFIHMLRDGRAVVSSKLKAKRYNSLEPAAHRWNESLELIQRFEKKHGPGNVHTVKYEDLVANPEQICRQVCQFLALDFQPSMLSEESDIQGDIVLPHHANVFNNINTDSLDKWKKHLSPEQVNQAEHLMARFLTKYNYY; encoded by the coding sequence ATGGTATCAAGGAAGTATTTTAAAAAGAGGGTAAAGGAACTATATCTACAAAAGGTCGTTCACCCTCTTACTACTAAGGCTCCTCTGAGTGGAAAAGCTGAAGCAAATAACCAGTTCCCTCCGTTTTTCATAATAGGTTCCGGACGGTCTGGCACGACTTTACTAAGAAAGGTTCTGAGTAACCACGCTTCCATTATAATCCCCCCTGAAACGGACAGTCTGATCATTGATAGTGTAAAGTATTACCTGGATCAACGGAAACTGCCTTGGATTGTACGAGCCCGGGAAATCATTTCTATGTGGCAGAAAGCCTCAAGTTTTAGCTATTGGAATATAGAGTTAGAACCGCTTTTGGGCAAATTTGAAAAGGCCGATACTTCTTCCCATTCACTGAGCTATATTCTTCATGCTATTTATTTGCAGTACGCTGCCCAATTTAAGCCCGGGGCTTTTCGCTGGGGGGACAAAACGCCCTATCTCACTTTTGGTATGGAATGGGTGAAAATGGTCTTTCCCCAGGCGCGGTTTATTCATATGCTTCGCGACGGACGGGCTGTGGTCAGCAGTAAATTAAAAGCTAAAAGGTATAACTCCCTCGAACCAGCAGCACACCGCTGGAATGAAAGCCTGGAGTTGATTCAGCGATTTGAAAAAAAGCATGGACCAGGCAATGTGCATACAGTTAAATATGAGGACCTGGTGGCCAACCCTGAACAAATCTGCCGGCAGGTCTGCCAGTTTCTTGCCCTGGACTTTCAACCATCAATGCTGTCGGAAGAGTCAGATATTCAGGGTGATATTGTGTTACCCCATCATGCCAATGTATTTAATAATATAAATACTGACTCGCTTGATAAGTGGAAAAAGCATCTTTCACCAGAACAGGTCAATCAGGCTGAGCACTTAATGGCACGGTTCCTCACTAAATATAACTACTACTGA
- a CDS encoding glycosyltransferase family 4 protein: MPIRILFVDMHRPNRSPSQRFRYEQYITHLENNGFQCDHSYLISANDDKVLYSPGSYVGKMRIFLKSYIKRLRDVMRASSYDIVFIQREAFMTGSTRFEKGFADSKAKVVFDFDDAIWLQNVSEGNKALGFLKNAGKTSNIIGMADLVLAGNRYLANYAANFNDNIAIVPTTIDTNEYEPDHTRREDAQVCIGWSGSVSTIQHFQHAIPALRRVKDRLGEGVTFKVMGDGSYVNQELGVQGIPWRPDTELQELNSFDIGIMPLPDDEWAKGKCGLKGLQYMALEIATIMSPVGVNREIIQDGFNGFLADGEDEWVTKMVMLAEDMTLRKSMGTRARQTVEEKYSTESQKSVYVKLLRELAES; this comes from the coding sequence ATGCCTATCAGGATATTATTTGTAGACATGCACCGTCCTAACCGGAGCCCTTCTCAGCGCTTTCGTTACGAGCAGTACATTACCCACCTTGAGAATAACGGGTTTCAGTGCGATCACTCATACCTTATCTCCGCCAATGATGATAAGGTACTGTATAGCCCGGGGAGCTACGTTGGGAAAATGCGCATTTTTTTGAAAAGCTACATAAAAAGGCTGCGGGATGTAATGCGCGCCTCTTCCTACGATATCGTTTTCATACAGCGTGAGGCATTTATGACCGGAAGCACCCGGTTTGAAAAGGGCTTTGCCGATTCAAAGGCAAAAGTAGTGTTTGATTTTGACGATGCTATCTGGCTGCAGAATGTAAGTGAAGGTAATAAGGCACTGGGATTCCTCAAAAATGCCGGGAAGACCAGCAATATCATCGGAATGGCAGACCTCGTGCTCGCAGGTAACAGGTACCTGGCCAACTATGCCGCTAATTTTAATGACAATATAGCCATCGTACCCACCACCATAGATACCAATGAGTATGAACCAGACCATACCCGGAGAGAAGACGCACAGGTATGCATAGGGTGGAGTGGCAGTGTAAGCACCATTCAGCACTTTCAGCATGCCATTCCTGCCTTGCGCAGGGTAAAAGACCGCCTGGGGGAGGGAGTTACCTTTAAGGTGATGGGTGACGGCAGTTATGTGAATCAGGAACTAGGTGTGCAGGGCATTCCCTGGAGACCCGATACCGAGCTTCAGGAGCTAAACAGCTTTGATATAGGCATCATGCCCCTTCCTGATGATGAGTGGGCCAAAGGTAAATGCGGGCTTAAAGGGCTGCAGTATATGGCGCTCGAGATAGCGACCATTATGTCACCTGTAGGAGTGAACCGTGAGATCATACAGGATGGCTTCAATGGTTTTCTCGCCGATGGTGAAGACGAGTGGGTTACCAAGATGGTCATGCTTGCGGAAGATATGACGCTGCGTAAGTCCATGGGTACACGCGCAAGACAAACAGTGGAAGAAAAATATTCTACTGAGAGTCAGAAGAGCGTGTATGTGAAACTTTTGCGTGAACTGGCAGAGAGCTAG
- a CDS encoding glycosyltransferase family 2 protein has translation MTNEPLVSIIMPVYNGELYVKEAIQSVLSQAYRQWELIIINDGSTDRSEEVILSFDDSRIVYHRQENAGVAKARNKALGLMKGTLFCFLDADDILPGQSLLVRVRIFRENPEVNFVDGTVLQKDQKLQNLIRTYTPVFRGNPFESLILKPEVCFGFITWMIKKPNPMVFMDEGVTHGEDRLYFTRLAQDPATLYTFVDEVIYETRVHGSSAMTNLYGLENGYIHLYRTLKNDLKVKTWFLIRFKLRQARVLFLSNLSAGNFRQALTSALRMIIT, from the coding sequence ATGACTAATGAGCCACTGGTATCGATCATTATGCCCGTATACAATGGGGAGTTGTATGTGAAAGAGGCTATTCAGTCTGTCCTTTCTCAGGCCTACCGGCAATGGGAGCTCATTATTATTAATGACGGCAGTACAGATAGGTCAGAGGAGGTTATCTTATCCTTTGATGACTCGCGAATAGTATATCACAGGCAGGAAAATGCAGGTGTCGCCAAGGCACGCAATAAGGCCCTGGGCTTAATGAAAGGGACGCTGTTTTGTTTCCTGGATGCTGATGATATATTACCCGGGCAAAGCCTGCTGGTACGGGTACGCATTTTCAGAGAAAACCCGGAGGTGAATTTTGTGGACGGCACTGTATTGCAGAAGGACCAGAAACTCCAAAACCTCATCAGAACCTACACGCCCGTATTTAGAGGTAATCCTTTCGAATCACTAATCCTTAAACCTGAAGTATGCTTTGGTTTTATCACGTGGATGATAAAGAAGCCGAACCCTATGGTATTTATGGACGAGGGCGTTACTCATGGAGAGGACAGGTTATATTTCACGAGGCTCGCTCAAGACCCTGCGACCCTTTATACTTTCGTGGACGAAGTAATTTATGAAACCAGGGTGCATGGCAGTTCTGCCATGACTAACCTTTATGGCCTTGAAAATGGCTATATTCACTTGTACCGCACCTTAAAAAATGACTTGAAGGTAAAGACCTGGTTTCTAATTAGATTCAAGCTCAGACAGGCAAGGGTGCTTTTTTTGTCTAATTTGAGCGCTGGAAATTTCCGGCAGGCGCTAACTTCGGCATTGAGGATGATAATCACCTGA
- a CDS encoding lipopolysaccharide biosynthesis protein encodes MLQKLREIITSDLRSLKSKGSFGQNLAIMFSGSMVVVASQLFLTPIVTRIFDAADYGVFSIFNILVLNLSAIATLSLNQSLVLPETKKEFVTLFRYALYTSFGFFLLFLLLTLILDDFLIRRFTLEKMGFLFYLIPFGVLLQSIIYLLTSANVRYKEFKINAQTRSSVGVGTRAFHIVFGLATNGVSYGLIVGELVGKLSHFTILARQHFKKRSLSIQGYSPNLASLKQVAIKYRQFPLYVTPGNYLNLLAGQLPAMFFLKYDFGVIGAYSLSISLLSIPIQTIGNSIYSVFLQKAAEIKSHNISQLSGLFHKLFVRLAAISLIGYGSIIFLAPTVFPIALGEDWQLSGEIASILAIYFAPYMIFSPLSSLFTVLNMERSRLIISLVTLAGRFGILIFLIDKLEPLQLLHILSFYNLGVYLFYIFYLIVRARLASLRFAVSAMLSIGAIIAIFVFAKQLLGMEL; translated from the coding sequence ATGCTACAAAAGCTACGTGAAATAATTACCTCGGACCTGAGGTCGCTTAAATCAAAAGGGTCTTTTGGGCAAAACCTGGCCATTATGTTTAGCGGATCAATGGTGGTGGTGGCCTCTCAATTATTCCTGACCCCTATTGTGACCAGAATATTTGATGCGGCTGATTATGGGGTTTTCTCGATATTCAACATACTGGTACTGAACTTAAGTGCTATAGCAACACTCAGCCTAAACCAGAGCCTTGTGTTGCCTGAGACAAAAAAGGAATTCGTGACCTTATTCAGGTATGCTCTGTACACTTCATTCGGATTTTTTCTGCTTTTTCTTCTCCTTACCCTGATTCTGGATGATTTTCTAATCCGCAGATTCACCCTGGAAAAGATGGGGTTCTTATTTTACCTCATCCCGTTCGGGGTATTATTGCAATCCATTATTTACCTGCTAACGAGTGCCAATGTACGCTATAAAGAATTTAAAATTAATGCGCAGACAAGAAGCAGTGTTGGTGTAGGGACGAGGGCATTTCATATTGTATTTGGGCTGGCTACAAACGGAGTATCTTACGGCCTTATAGTAGGGGAGCTTGTTGGGAAACTGTCTCACTTTACCATCCTGGCCAGGCAGCACTTTAAAAAGAGGAGCCTTTCTATCCAGGGTTATTCCCCTAATCTTGCGTCTTTAAAACAGGTTGCAATAAAATACAGGCAGTTTCCACTTTATGTGACTCCCGGAAATTATCTGAACCTCTTGGCGGGCCAGCTCCCGGCGATGTTCTTTTTAAAATACGACTTCGGAGTAATTGGTGCTTATTCACTTTCTATCAGCCTTTTAAGCATTCCTATTCAGACGATTGGTAATTCTATCTACTCTGTCTTTTTGCAAAAGGCGGCAGAAATAAAAAGTCACAATATAAGCCAGCTTTCCGGTCTGTTCCATAAGCTATTTGTAAGGTTAGCCGCCATCTCTCTCATTGGGTACGGTAGTATTATCTTTCTGGCTCCCACCGTGTTCCCGATTGCTCTTGGAGAAGACTGGCAATTGAGTGGGGAGATTGCCTCCATTCTGGCCATCTACTTTGCTCCATATATGATCTTTTCTCCTTTAAGCAGCTTATTCACCGTGCTTAACATGGAGCGTAGCCGACTGATCATTAGCCTGGTAACTCTAGCAGGCAGGTTTGGCATACTGATATTTTTGATTGATAAGCTGGAACCTCTCCAGCTACTTCACATCCTTTCCTTTTACAACCTGGGCGTCTACTTGTTTTACATTTTTTATCTTATTGTGAGAGCTCGTCTTGCCAGCCTTCGCTTCGCCGTTTCGGCGATGTTGTCTATTGGGGCTATCATAGCTATATTTGTTTTTGCTAAGCAATTACTAGGAATGGAGCTGTGA
- a CDS encoding sulfotransferase codes for MFYRIKNKYRQLVSEWQLHRAKDKIHFAPEEALILTGDPRGGTTWLSSLLVQATKAAMIWEPLWLAKNPSFKNIGFSYRQYISEQENWPEAEGLFRDLFSGKDLNSNLISFTSVAEITSSSHLLFKFCRANQLLPWLTATFEFTNPPIYLLRHPCAVVASQLKQGGWDRLPSTIQFKDQPDFEQEVGDPDYLNTINTVEKRLALIWCMANRRTLESPHNNHRWLSICYEDLLMNPHQQLSRIRDRWKVPLAKDVLDDVAKPSFTTVEDTSAIKGADQIGKWKETLSSKQIAEIMGVVQHFGIKVYSEDPVPAISYD; via the coding sequence ATGTTTTATCGGATAAAAAATAAGTACAGACAGCTGGTCAGTGAGTGGCAACTTCACCGGGCAAAAGACAAAATACACTTTGCCCCTGAGGAGGCGCTTATTCTTACCGGTGATCCACGTGGTGGCACGACATGGCTGAGCTCTTTACTTGTGCAAGCGACCAAAGCCGCCATGATATGGGAGCCGCTATGGCTGGCTAAGAATCCTTCTTTTAAAAACATCGGATTTAGCTACAGACAGTATATTTCAGAGCAGGAAAATTGGCCAGAGGCCGAAGGTCTCTTCAGGGACTTATTCAGCGGTAAGGACCTCAATAGTAATTTAATTTCATTTACGAGTGTTGCTGAGATAACCTCGTCCAGTCACCTGTTATTTAAGTTTTGCAGAGCTAACCAACTATTACCGTGGCTTACAGCAACATTCGAATTTACAAACCCTCCGATTTACCTACTACGCCATCCTTGTGCGGTGGTAGCCAGCCAGTTAAAACAGGGTGGATGGGACAGGCTACCTTCAACTATCCAATTTAAAGACCAACCTGATTTTGAACAAGAGGTAGGAGATCCGGACTATTTAAACACAATTAATACCGTGGAAAAACGCCTGGCACTGATATGGTGTATGGCAAACCGGAGGACACTGGAAAGTCCGCATAACAACCACCGCTGGCTATCTATCTGCTATGAAGATCTGCTCATGAACCCCCATCAGCAGCTATCCAGGATTCGGGACCGGTGGAAGGTGCCCTTGGCTAAGGATGTACTGGATGATGTGGCGAAACCAAGTTTTACTACAGTAGAAGATACTTCGGCTATTAAAGGGGCGGACCAGATAGGAAAATGGAAGGAAACTCTGAGTAGCAAGCAGATCGCTGAGATTATGGGGGTAGTGCAGCATTTTGGAATAAAAGTCTATTCAGAGGATCCGGTACCCGCCATCAGCTATGACTAA
- a CDS encoding tetratricopeptide repeat protein: MNKRLLKYIMGCAWLLTAALGCLPGHALGRQYTYTEAAGDPSVSTDSVPYMLLTDMNVQMDVTNAVNNMYNFKFSEAEKEFQWFKYKYPTHPLPYFLLGLSQWWKMMPDVERINYDNTFHAYMDSALYFAERRYEMDEKNVEAKFFLAAAYAFKGRLYSERKSWRKAASMSKKALDYLDIEDKTDNNFGPEFLFGDALYNYYVEWVPENYPLLRPILAFFPDGDKDLGLEQLKEVAGNAFYTRTEAQYFLMRILLLDEEDPRRALQISEYLHQTFPDNPYFHRYHARLLYANGNMYDARLVSESLLAKIDSGMTGYEPVSGRYAAFFLGQINERYKEYDKARHYYERAVEFAEKIEATESGYYLYSLVQLAKIHEKQGNTRQAKKILRKVKKEAKRSHPAHEQARDYLKEW, encoded by the coding sequence ATGAATAAAAGGCTTTTAAAATATATCATGGGATGTGCCTGGCTACTGACGGCTGCGCTCGGTTGCCTGCCAGGCCATGCTTTAGGTAGACAATACACCTATACGGAAGCGGCAGGTGACCCATCTGTGAGCACGGATTCGGTACCTTACATGTTGCTTACGGATATGAATGTCCAGATGGATGTGACCAATGCGGTGAATAACATGTATAACTTCAAATTCAGTGAGGCTGAAAAGGAATTTCAATGGTTTAAGTATAAATACCCTACTCATCCCCTGCCTTACTTTTTACTGGGCCTGAGCCAATGGTGGAAAATGATGCCGGATGTGGAGCGAATCAATTATGATAATACGTTTCACGCTTACATGGATTCGGCTCTTTATTTTGCCGAGCGGCGCTATGAGATGGATGAGAAAAATGTAGAGGCGAAGTTTTTTCTGGCAGCAGCTTATGCGTTTAAGGGGCGGCTGTACAGTGAAAGGAAAAGCTGGCGTAAAGCGGCCTCTATGAGTAAGAAGGCACTGGATTACCTGGATATTGAAGATAAAACAGACAATAACTTTGGTCCGGAGTTCTTATTTGGTGATGCGCTCTATAACTATTATGTGGAATGGGTGCCTGAAAACTATCCTCTTTTACGGCCTATCCTGGCTTTCTTCCCTGACGGCGATAAGGACCTTGGGCTGGAGCAGCTAAAGGAGGTGGCGGGTAATGCTTTTTATACCCGTACGGAGGCGCAGTATTTTCTGATGCGGATTCTGCTGCTGGATGAAGAGGATCCACGCCGTGCATTACAAATAAGTGAATACTTGCACCAGACCTTTCCTGACAACCCATACTTTCACCGGTATCATGCCAGGCTGCTATACGCCAACGGAAATATGTATGATGCGCGCCTGGTGAGTGAGAGCCTGCTGGCTAAGATAGACAGTGGGATGACGGGCTACGAACCGGTAAGCGGACGGTATGCGGCTTTCTTTCTGGGGCAAATCAATGAACGCTACAAGGAGTATGATAAGGCCAGGCACTATTATGAGCGTGCTGTAGAATTCGCAGAAAAGATAGAAGCCACAGAATCAGGGTATTACCTATACTCTCTTGTACAACTTGCAAAAATCCATGAAAAACAGGGGAATACGCGACAAGCAAAAAAAATTCTCAGAAAAGTAAAAAAGGAGGCAAAAAGAAGTCATCCTGCGCATGAGCAGGCCAGGGACTACCTGAAAGAATGGTGA
- a CDS encoding DUF2256 domain-containing protein codes for MKHTKKGDLPQKICATCNKPFAWRKKWADCWEEVKYCSARCRRQRPKNEDPEE; via the coding sequence ATGAAGCATACAAAGAAAGGGGATCTGCCACAGAAGATATGCGCTACATGTAATAAGCCATTCGCCTGGCGCAAAAAATGGGCTGATTGCTGGGAGGAGGTGAAATACTGTAGTGCAAGGTGCCGCAGGCAACGCCCTAAAAACGAAGACCCTGAAGAATGA
- the dnaX gene encoding DNA polymerase III subunit gamma/tau, with translation MEKFVVSARKYRPKDFEEVVGQEHITTTLKNAIDNNHLAQAFLFCGPRGVGKTTCARILARMVNDFDPDDPAATNSMNIYELDAASNNSVDDIRNLTDQVRFPPQYGKYKVYIIDEVHMLSNAAFNAFLKTLEEPPPYAIFILATTEKHKVIPTILSRCQIFDFNRIQVSDISNHLAKIAERENIDAEEEALHLMAQKADGALRDALSIFDLIVTFSGDKITYKSTVENLHILDYDYFFDATDALLGEDISKCLLLFDDVINKGFDGHNFILGLTEHFRNLLVCKDEATIQLLQVTENIKLRYKEQAGVAPMAFLLTAMNIANQCDLSYKSSKNPRLHVELTLMKMARIRSAVKLAQNGSAEGEVKKKVS, from the coding sequence ATGGAAAAGTTTGTCGTATCTGCCAGAAAATATCGCCCGAAAGATTTTGAGGAAGTAGTAGGCCAGGAGCACATTACTACCACTCTGAAAAACGCGATCGATAATAACCACCTGGCGCAGGCATTTTTGTTCTGCGGTCCGCGTGGGGTAGGTAAAACAACCTGCGCGCGTATCCTTGCACGGATGGTCAATGATTTTGACCCCGATGATCCGGCAGCTACTAACTCCATGAATATCTATGAGCTGGATGCTGCCTCCAACAACTCCGTAGACGATATCCGCAACCTGACCGACCAGGTGCGCTTCCCTCCACAGTATGGTAAGTACAAGGTCTATATCATAGATGAGGTTCATATGCTGTCCAATGCAGCCTTTAATGCCTTTCTGAAGACCCTCGAAGAGCCACCTCCATACGCTATTTTCATCCTCGCCACTACGGAAAAGCATAAAGTCATACCCACCATACTTTCCCGCTGTCAGATATTTGACTTTAACCGCATACAAGTAAGCGATATCTCTAACCACCTGGCTAAGATCGCCGAGAGGGAGAACATCGATGCCGAAGAGGAAGCCCTCCACCTCATGGCCCAAAAGGCAGACGGAGCCCTCCGGGATGCGCTTTCTATTTTTGACCTTATCGTAACCTTCTCCGGCGATAAGATCACCTACAAGAGCACCGTGGAGAACCTCCACATTCTCGACTACGATTATTTCTTCGATGCCACCGATGCCCTGCTGGGCGAGGACATCTCTAAGTGCCTGCTGCTGTTTGACGATGTGATCAATAAAGGCTTCGATGGCCATAATTTTATACTTGGCCTCACCGAGCACTTCCGCAACCTGCTCGTGTGTAAGGACGAAGCCACCATCCAGCTTCTGCAGGTGACAGAAAACATCAAGCTGCGCTACAAAGAGCAGGCAGGCGTAGCCCCTATGGCGTTTTTACTAACCGCCATGAATATTGCTAACCAATGCGACCTCAGTTACAAGAGCAGCAAGAACCCCCGCCTCCACGTGGAGCTCACACTTATGAAGATGGCCCGCATACGTAGTGCCGTCAAGCTCGCCCAAAATGGGTCTGCTGAAGGAGAGGTAAAAAAAAAAGTGAGCTAA
- a CDS encoding glycosyltransferase family 4 protein, protein MSKTRRILHITNWYPNKFEEKEAMWVGNHLTSLTPYAEQVLYHLEVRRGRPGFHRYKNDFGFSYIMTLPDKLYKWRLVEYLTTLLLFFVLFVKERRQRYSLINFHIAYPLCTYLHTIRKYIKKPMVITEHWSAYHFSFNIKGSDALNRIRKIFYNEVPVICVSQALAVDIIAFSQNRALKTLIVPNVIDTSAFTLTHDKAGHFLMASYWKLPKNPFLVLEAIGRRIKQGSDIRLRVAGYGPLLPDMELFVEENGLQNHISFIGKLDKQEMAREMKKASLFLHPSQYETFSVVCAEALCCGTPVMASSVGGIKEFITENNGLLVDNTVSAWLDAIERFEQMQGRFHYEQIANQASGRFAMAKVGRLYSHALDEVIEDYPNE, encoded by the coding sequence ATGAGCAAAACACGCCGTATCCTGCACATTACTAACTGGTATCCTAATAAGTTTGAAGAAAAGGAAGCCATGTGGGTGGGTAATCATCTAACTTCACTGACTCCATATGCCGAGCAGGTATTATATCACCTTGAGGTACGGCGCGGGCGCCCGGGATTTCACAGGTACAAAAATGACTTTGGCTTTTCGTATATAATGACGCTGCCAGACAAGCTGTACAAATGGCGCCTGGTGGAGTACCTGACTACCCTGCTCTTATTTTTCGTTCTGTTTGTTAAAGAAAGAAGGCAAAGGTATTCACTGATCAATTTTCATATTGCCTACCCCTTATGTACTTACCTGCATACTATCAGAAAGTATATAAAAAAGCCGATGGTGATCACTGAGCATTGGAGTGCATACCATTTTAGTTTTAATATTAAGGGTAGTGATGCACTGAACCGAATACGGAAGATATTTTACAATGAGGTACCGGTAATATGTGTTTCGCAGGCGCTGGCTGTTGATATAATTGCCTTTTCCCAAAACAGGGCACTCAAAACGCTGATTGTTCCGAATGTTATCGACACGTCGGCTTTTACGTTAACTCATGACAAGGCGGGTCATTTTCTAATGGCGAGCTATTGGAAGCTTCCTAAAAACCCCTTTCTGGTACTGGAAGCCATAGGTAGACGAATAAAACAGGGAAGTGACATCAGACTCCGTGTAGCGGGATATGGCCCTTTACTCCCCGATATGGAGCTATTTGTAGAAGAGAACGGGCTTCAGAATCACATATCATTTATCGGCAAGCTGGATAAACAGGAAATGGCCCGAGAAATGAAAAAAGCTTCTTTATTTTTACACCCCAGCCAGTATGAGACCTTTTCGGTAGTATGTGCTGAGGCTCTTTGCTGCGGGACCCCTGTTATGGCTTCCTCAGTAGGTGGTATTAAGGAGTTTATCACTGAGAACAATGGTCTGTTAGTGGACAACACGGTTTCAGCATGGCTTGACGCAATAGAACGGTTTGAGCAAATGCAAGGCCGGTTTCATTACGAGCAAATAGCCAATCAGGCATCCGGAAGATTTGCCATGGCGAAGGTGGGCAGGTTATATTCACATGCTCTGGATGAGGTTATAGAAGACTACCCTAATGAGTGA